The Methanocella arvoryzae MRE50 DNA window CATCGACTCCATAGTCTTCGTAGATCCGGCCGTGAAGAAGCTGGGCCACTATCCCGCAGCCAGGTACAGAACTGAGCGGGCAGTCCTTACGAGGAAAATTCCGTCTGAGGCCGGCTACCGGACCTACACCCGCGTCTCCGTCGAAGACGGCAAGGCCACCCCTCTCCGCACTAAAGGCGCGGGCATTCTCAGCTCCGTCTCCCTGGCAGACGGGTACGTGATCGTGCCCGAGGACCTGGAAGGCTACGATTCAGGCGAGACCGTGGAGGTCGTTTACCTTGAGTAACAGCAGCAGAAAAGAATTCCGCACCTTGGTGTCGCTGGAAGACGCCCGCAAGGCGCTGCTTCCGTTCTACAAAACGGCAGAGGAGCAGGTGCCCCTTCCTGAGTGCTACGGCCGCACCCTGGCCCGAAACATCGCATCCAGGGTAGACGTGCCCGGGTTCGACCGGGCCTCCATGGACGGCTTTGCAGTCAAAGCCAGGGACACATGGGGAGCAGATGAGGCAGAGCCCAGATCGCTGAGGATCGCCGGCATCATTCACGCAGGGGACACGCCCGCTGTGAAGGTCGAGCCAGGCACCGCTGTCGAGATCGCCACCGGCGCCATGATGCCCGAAGGGGCCAACGCGGTCGTCATGGTAGAGCAGACGGACACCGAGGGCGACACTGTCAACATACGAAAGCCCGTTTCCCCCGGGGAGAACGTCATGCATGCAGGCGCCGACGTCATGCAGGGCGAGCTGGTGCTCAGGAAGGGCACACGGCTCACATCTAGAGAGATCAGCGTCCTCGCTGCGGTAGGTCTAAAAGAGGTCCCAGTGTACCGCAGGCCAGGGGTCGCCATCATCTCCACCGGCAACGAGATCGCTTCCCCGGGCGAGCCGCTGAAGCCCGGGCAGATCTACGACGTCAACGCCTACGCAGTCGGAGCGGGAGTCATCGAGAACGGGGGCGAGCCGTGCTACTATGGCATCGTCCGTGACGAGCCCGACGCTTTCCGCAAAGCGCTGCTGGACGCCAGCACAAAGGCAGATCTGGTTCTCACTTCGGGCAGCACCTCCGCCGGAGCGTCGGACATGATGTTCTCCACCGTGGGCGGAGTAGGCAAAGTCCTCGTCCACGGCATCAAGATCAAGCCCGGCAAGCCCACGATCATAGGCGAAGCCAACGGCCGGCCTTTCATCGGACTCCCCGGCTACCCCTCCTCGGCGCTGACCATCTTCAACGAAGTGGCCGCACCGCTGATAAGGCACATGAGCGGCCACCCGGAACCGGAGCGCTCCACAGTTAAGGCGAAGATGGCCCTCACCCTCCAGTCCGAGGCGGGCAGGGAAGTCCTCCAGCCGGTAGGCCTTACCAGGACAAAGGACGGCCTGGCGGCTTACCCGATAGAAAAGGGATCAGGCGCAGTGACGTCTCTGAGGGACGCCGACGGCTACGTGGAGATCGGTGAGGACGTCCACGTGATCGAGGAAGGCTCCGAAGTAGAGGTGAGGCTGTTCTCTCCAGTCATCTCGTTCCCTGACCTGCTCATCATAGGCAGCCACTGCCTGGGCATCGATGTGATCACGGACCTTATGGGGGAGAAAGGCTTCACCGTCAGGTCGATCAACGTCGGCTCCCTGGGCGGCTTCCGCTCCATCCGCAAAGGCGTGGCCGACGTGGCAGGGGTACACCTGCTCGACGAGTCCGGCGTCTATAACGAGCCCTTCCTGAAGTCGCTGGGCATCGGGGACGCCACCCTGGTTAAGGGCTACATCCGGGAGCAGGGGATCATCGTGGCCAGGGGTAACCCCCTGCACATCCGGGGAATCGCTGACCTGCCCGGAAAGCGGATCGTCAACCGGACTAAAGGGTCTGGTACAAGGACGCTGTTCGACATGGAACTGCGGAAGCTGGCAGCAGAGAAGGGTGTGCCCTTCGAAAAGCTGATCGAGTCAATCCGGGGCTATGACGTGGAGGCTAAGACACATAGTGCCGTTGCTGCGGCGATCATTGCCGGCAAGGCGGACGCGGGCCTGGGGATTAAAACAGTAGCGGTCCAGAACAGGCTGGACTTCATACCTTTGAGGGACGAGGAGTACGATTTCGTGATCAGGAAAGAGGTCCTGGATAGGCCTGCTACAAAGGCTTTCCTTGAGATACTTAAGTCAAAGGAATTTGACGCGGAGCTCCAAAATCTGGGATACAGGCTAAAGATCTAATGATTACGAATCATTTCTAGTTAAGAGATGGGGTCTGATAGTTGTGTTATCGGCTTCTGGCACAGGCCTCATCCCTGGATATATGGCAGATAGTAACAAGGCCTGATTATCCATCCACTGGGAATGAGTAAACTATGTGAACAAGCTTATTTTATATAACTGATTACTCCTCGGATTGGGGGCATGGTTCTTCCCAATTATCCTTTTAGGCTATTTCGATAACAGAGCGACTTATTTGAAGTTTTATATTCATGTGGTGTTTATATAAGCTATATTTCCTTTTATTTGGCGCCTTCACTTCGATCAGAAAGATTATAAAGGTCTAATTACT harbors:
- a CDS encoding molybdopterin biosynthesis protein translates to MSNSSRKEFRTLVSLEDARKALLPFYKTAEEQVPLPECYGRTLARNIASRVDVPGFDRASMDGFAVKARDTWGADEAEPRSLRIAGIIHAGDTPAVKVEPGTAVEIATGAMMPEGANAVVMVEQTDTEGDTVNIRKPVSPGENVMHAGADVMQGELVLRKGTRLTSREISVLAAVGLKEVPVYRRPGVAIISTGNEIASPGEPLKPGQIYDVNAYAVGAGVIENGGEPCYYGIVRDEPDAFRKALLDASTKADLVLTSGSTSAGASDMMFSTVGGVGKVLVHGIKIKPGKPTIIGEANGRPFIGLPGYPSSALTIFNEVAAPLIRHMSGHPEPERSTVKAKMALTLQSEAGREVLQPVGLTRTKDGLAAYPIEKGSGAVTSLRDADGYVEIGEDVHVIEEGSEVEVRLFSPVISFPDLLIIGSHCLGIDVITDLMGEKGFTVRSINVGSLGGFRSIRKGVADVAGVHLLDESGVYNEPFLKSLGIGDATLVKGYIREQGIIVARGNPLHIRGIADLPGKRIVNRTKGSGTRTLFDMELRKLAAEKGVPFEKLIESIRGYDVEAKTHSAVAAAIIAGKADAGLGIKTVAVQNRLDFIPLRDEEYDFVIRKEVLDRPATKAFLEILKSKEFDAELQNLGYRLKI